The DNA sequence AAAAGTGGTTTTTAGGGAAGCCCCTAAAAACAAAAAGGAAATCACGAATGCCGCTACGGCAAAAGCCACCCCCACTGCATAGCTCACGTACATGGCACCATAAAAGAACGAGGGCTCCATCTTGTATTTGAAACCGCAGTGCGAACATTTTTCGTGCATCTCAAAAAGTGTGGAAAGGTTGTACGGATTCTTGTTCTTGTACATGCTCTCTTGATGGCACCTTGGACAACTTCCTGTTAAAATACTGTAGAGTTTATTTCCTTTTTTTAACATTTGCAGCGTTTTTGGGCAAAATTACGAATTTGTATCTTCCTAATATGTAACAAAGATTACCGAGATGTTGAACGTTCACGACCTTTCCATTTCCTTTGGTGGGGAATATCTTTTTGAAGAGATCGGTTTTCGACTGAATGCCGGTGACGCGGTAGGCCTCATCGGAAAAAATGGTGCGGGGAAATCGACACTTCTAAAACTTTTGGCAGGTGAGGTCGCACCTGACTCGGGCACGATTGCCACCAATAAAGAGGTCAAAATAGGTTTTCTTGAGCAAGACATCGATTTTGAACAGGGGAAGACGGTCTTGGAGGAGAGCTATCAAGCTTTCGCGGAAATAAAAATGTTGGAAGTCCGACTTGATGAAGTCAACCATCAATTGGCCGAAAGAGACGATTATGAGAGTGGGGCCTACCATCAATTGATCGTAGATCTCAACGAGTTGACCCATCGTTATGAGCTAGTAGGCGGGTATCATTACCAAGGGCAGACCGAAAAAGTATTGTTGGGCCTTGGGTTTAAAAAAGACGACTTTGACAAGCTGACCAACACATTTTCAGGCGGATGGAGAATGCGCATCGAACTGGCCAAACTATTGCTGCAGAACAACGATGTGTTGTTGCTCGATGAGCCAACCAACCATCTTGATATCGAGTCGATCATCTGGCTTGAGCAGTTTTTGAAAGAATATACCGGTGCAGTGGTCATCG is a window from the Muricauda sp. SCSIO 65647 genome containing:
- a CDS encoding DUF983 domain-containing protein; the encoded protein is MLKKGNKLYSILTGSCPRCHQESMYKNKNPYNLSTLFEMHEKCSHCGFKYKMEPSFFYGAMYVSYAVGVAFAVAAFVISFLFLGASLKTTFFAIIGTLVVFLPIIIRLSRNIWINFFVKYDPGKLRNQSV